The Aythya fuligula isolate bAytFul2 chromosome 7, bAytFul2.pri, whole genome shotgun sequence genome has a window encoding:
- the NSMCE4A gene encoding non-structural maintenance of chromosomes element 4 homolog A: MSEAGGSGEPSPRGSEPGSGRSSLPLASQNGSAEQQQRRRRRRLSSRLGRPPAVGEDEEEEEEEEEEGGERPRRAEGSADERSRRMIRNQYRELICSVQQNREDVLSSKSNRLTEALEEANKLFNGVSCAREAALDAQFLVIASNLGKEKANELRSEMTTFESLTFAEDLLTFMGINRIEVDGNDSDTENVSAGYLPSNAWHKLGEEAEKYFRRAPSFHYMLGSFKSDPPVPRQRIERQKKAAGGQEKRAMPAQLKKMEESHQEATEKEVERILGLLQTHFRNDPFTPIFFFDLVIDPNSFARTVENIFHVSFIIRDGLARLKLDDDKLPVIEPVKNNEGRKDDDHSNRARNQVVISLSHQEWKEIIETFEITEPMISPPSYSNDDEMEID; the protein is encoded by the exons ATGTCGGAggcgggcggcagcggggaGCCCTCCCCGCGGGGCTCCGAGCCGGGCTCCGGCCGCTCCTCGCTGCCCCTCGCCTCCCAAAACGGCTCcgcggagcagcagcagcggcggcggcggcggcggctctcCAGCAGGCTCGGCCGGCCGCCGGCCGTCGGGGAAGacgaggaggaagaggaggaggaggaggaggagggaggagagaggccGCGGAGGGCGGAGGGCAGCGCGGACGAGCGCAGCAGGAGGATGATCCGCAACCAGTACCGGGAGCTGATCTGCAGCGTGCAGC AAAACCGTGAGGATGTGCTGAGTTCAAAAAGCAACAGACTGACAGAAGCTTTGGAAGAAGCCAATAAACTGTTCAATGGAG TTTCGTGTGCACGAGAGGCTGCGCTGGATGCTCAATTTCTTGTCATAGCATCAAATTTAGGAAAGGAGAAAGCTAATGAGTTGCGCTCAGAGATGACAACATTTGAATCACTGACATTTGCAGAAGACTTG ctaACATTCATGGGTATAAATCGTATAGAAGTAGATGGAAATGATAGCGATACTGAGAACGTTTCAGCTGGCTATTTACCTAGTAATGCCTGGCATAAGCTgggagaagaagcagaaaagtacTTCAGAAGAGCACCTTCTTTTCACTACAT GTTGGGATCTTTCAAGTCTGATCCTCCTGTACCGAGGCAACGGATTGAGAGGCAGAaaaaggctgcaggagggcaaGAAAAACGGGCAATGCCTGCTCAG ctaaaaaaaatggaggagtCTCATCAGGaagctacagaaaaagaagtagaGAGGATCTTGGGATTATTACAGACTCACTTCAGAAACGATC CTTTTAcacctattttcttctttgatctTGTGATTGATCCAAACTCTTTCGCACGCACTGTGGAAAACATCTTCCATGTGTCTTTCATTATAAGG gATGGCCTTGCAAGATTAAAGCTGGATGATGATAAATTGCCAGTAATAG AGCCCGTAAAAAAcaatgaaggaagaaaggatgaTGACCACAGTAATCGAGCACGGAACCAAGTTGTCATTTCCCTGAGCCATCAAGAATGGAAG GAAATCatagaaacatttgaaataacAGAACCCATGATCAGCCCTCCTTCCTATAGTAATGACGATGAAATGGAGATAGATTAA